In the Syntrophorhabdus sp. genome, ACGTCGAGGGTCTTCTTCCAGGCCCGGTAGCGCAGACAGAACTGGCTGTACTGGTAGCCGTCGGGGTTCTTCTCCCTGTATTCCTGCCAGAGGAGCTGCATGGTGACGTGCTTCTTCTTCATCTCCCGGTGGAGATACTCAAAGGGCGGCATTCCCCTCATCTCTTCCGTGAGCGACCTCTCGGACGGGAAGAGGAGCCTCTCGACGGCGTCATCGTCAAGACCGGCCGGCAGGGGCCAGGCAAGTCCCGCCTTCCTCGCCCGGGACAGGTAGTCCTTGACGGTGGTCCGCCCGATGCCGCAGTTCTGTGCGACCTGCCCCGTCGACAGGCCGCTCTCGTGGGTAAGCCGCAGCACTTCCCCGATCTTTCTCATGGATAATTGGCAATGACAACCTAAAAATGACCCACTGTGATCACGCAAAAATGACCCACCCCTGCTTTAGTTAAAAAAATATATCTCTCATGCCTTGTCCCTGTTCACCGGGGATTTCTTCTTCAGACTCTCCTTCAGTCTGTAGCTGTCCCAGTTGCACATAACGATATGCGCCTTGTGCGTCAGCCTGTCGAGAAGCGCCGCCGTCAGGGTCGGATCCCCGAACAGCTGTGTCCAGTCGGCGAAGCCAAGATTCGTCGTTATGATCACGGAGGCCCTCTCGTACCTCTCCGCCAGGAGCTGGAAGAGAAGCTGCGATCCCTCACGGGAGAAGGGGACATACCCAAGCTCGTCGAGGATAAGGAGGCCGAACCGCGACATCTTCTGGATTATCCTGCCGACGGCGCGTTCACTTCGGGCCTCTATGAGCTCGTTGACGAGACCTGCCCCGGTCACGAACCGGGTGCGGACCCCCTGGCGGCATGCCTCGAGTCCCAGGGCCGTCGCAAGATGGGTCTTGCCGGTGCCCGTCTTCCCGACAAAGATGATGTTCCTTTTCTCCTTGATATACGTTCCCTCCGCCATCTCC is a window encoding:
- a CDS encoding IS21 family transposase, translating into MRKIGEVLRLTHESGLSTGQVAQNCGIGRTTVKDYLSRARKAGLAWPLPAGLDDDAVERLLFPSERSLTEEMRGMPPFEYLHREMKKKHVTMQLLWQEYREKNPDGYQYSQFCLRYRAWKKTLDV
- a CDS encoding ATP-binding protein produces the protein MRPATEALLTEYLKQLKLTAILRVYAARAREARNTGSDYEDYLLSLMESELEARADNRLKRRIRDARFPVMKTMEGFSFEEAEGLDKRLVREMAEGTYIKEKRNIIFVGKTGTGKTHLATALGLEACRQGVRTRFVTGAGLVNELIEARSERAVGRIIQKMSRFGLLILDELGYVPFSREGSQLLFQLLAERYERASVIITTNLGFADWTQLFGDPTLTAALLDRLTHKAHIVMCNWDSYRLKESLKKKSPVNRDKA